CTTTTGAAGGGCTAAATACTTCCGGTAGCATTACACGGGGCATCACAATCGGGAACAACCAGAATGCCGTGGTCAATTCGGCACTCGACCTGCAGATTACAGGTAAGATCTCCGATAAAGTAAGCCTTCGCGCCTCCATACAGGACAGCAACATTCCCTTGCAGGAAGGTGGCTATTCCCAAAAGCTGGACGAATTTGACCAGATATTCATCGAACTCTTTAGTGACAAATGGAGCATCCGCGCCGGGGATCTCTTCTTAGAAAACCGCAAATCCCGATTCCTGAATTTCAATAAAAAAGTACAGGGTGTCGCGGCCAATTTCGAATTCGGCACACCCGATAACAAGACTACCATATTTGCGTCTGCGGCACTCGTCCGGGGCCAGTATGCCAAGAGCACTTTTACCGGGCAGGAAGGCAATCAGGGCCCGTATAAACTCAAAGGCAGTAATGGAGAATTGTATGTCCTGGTCATTTCGGGAAGCGAACGGGTCTATGTCAATGGGATCTTGCTCGAACGTGGCGAAAACAAAGATTATGTGATTGATTATAATGCCGGGGAAATTGTATTTACCTCGCTTTTTCCAATCACTTCCGAAATGCGTATCAATGTCGAATACCAATTCACCGACCGCAACTATACGCGTTTTGTAACTTATGCCGGAGTAACCCATGAACGCAAGGACTGGAGTATTGGTGGCTATCTGTATTCCGAAAATGATGTCAAAAACCAACCGCTACAGCAAAACCTTTCGCCCGAACAGGTACAGGCGCTGGTTGATGCCGGTGATGATCCTACACAGATGGTGGCGCCATCAGCTTATATTGACAGCTATTCCGCCAACAAAATCCTGTACCGTAAAATCACGGTCAATAATGTGGAAGCCTTTGAATATTCTACCAATCCCGAAGATGTACTCTACAACGTCCGTTTCAACTTAGTAGGCAACAATCAGGGGAATTATACGATCGGGAATAATGCCGCAGTAGGTAAGATCTACCAGTATGTCGCCCCGGTTAGTGGCGTACCCCAGGGGAATTATGAACCGATCATCCGGCTGGTACCACCAACAAAAATACAGATCGCCACCCTGATGGGAAAATACAACCCGGACGAAAAGACCAATATCGATTTTGAAATCGGGGTGAGCAACAATGACCTCAACCTCTTTTCAACCCTCAACGACGATGACAATACAGGCATGGCAGGAAAGATCAATGCTAAAAAAAGGGTGTATGACAAAACCTGGCAAATTGATGCCTTTGCCAATTACCAGTTTGTCCAGAAAAACTTCCGGACCATTGAACGCCTTTTTACCATTGAATTCGACCGGGACTGGAACCTGAATACCACCACTACGGGGAATCAAAGTTTCCTGATTGCCGGTGCACGTTTTAACCTGCCGCAGAAAGGCTATTTCAATTACCAGTTTGAAAAACTGGATTTCTCCGATACCTTTTCCGGTAGCCGCCAGGTATTGGATGCCAATTTTAAGTTTGGGGGCTGGAGGCTGCTCAATCACGGAAGCTACCTCAAGAGCGATGGTACTTATGCCGAATCCCAATTCATCCGGAACCAGTCCCAGGCGCGGTATCATTTTGGCAAAAACTGGGCGGGTGGTACGTTACGATTGGAAAACAATGAGGAGAAAATCAAGGAAACCGGATTGTTCTCGGCTTTAAGCCAGCGGTTCACCGAGTTTGGTGTGTTTACCGGACGTGGGGATTCTACCAAAGTATTTGTGGAAATCGGTTACCTGAACCGGGTAAATGACAGTTTGCAAAACGGGTTGCTAAAACGCGTGAATGCCTCCAATTCCTTCTACCTGAAATCACGCCTGATCCAGAATGAGAAAAGCGACCTGTCATTGTTCGTCAATTACCGGAGCCTGAAATTTGAAGACCGCAGTATTCCCAATGAACCTTCACTCAATTCGAGGTTGCTGTACAACGATCGTTTCTTTGACCAGTTAATCCAGCTGACTTCAGCATTTGAAACCACTTCCGGAACCATCGCCCAACAGGAATTCACCTATATCGAGGTCGATCCCGGCCAGGGGATTTATATGTGGAACGATTATAATGGCAATGGCATCCAGGAGCTACAGGAATTTGAAGTTGCTCCCTTTATCGACCAGGCAAAATACATCCGGGTCTTCCTGCCCAACCAGGTATTTGTAAAAACACATCAGAATAAATTCTCCCAATCGGTCATCCTGAATGCGATGCAGTGGCAAAATGAAAAAGGCTTCCGCAAACTGCTGTCTTATTTTTACAACCAAACCTCCTATCTCGTCGACCGTAAGATCATCCGCGACAAAGACAATTTCGACCTCAACCCTTTTGGGAAAAATGGTGATGATGTCCTGGGCCTGAATTCCAGCCTCCGAAACAGCCTTTTTTACAACCGTGGTAAGCAGAATCATTCCGTGACCTATACCTACTTGAGCAATAAAGCCAAAAACCTGCTATCGGTGGGATCCCAGGAAAACCGGATCAATTCCCATCAATTGCAGTATGTGCATTTGTACAAAAAAAGCTGGCTTGTTACCTTGTCAGGGAAAACAACCGCAACGACAACCCTTTCCGAGAATTATGAGAGTAAGAATTATGAAGTCCATGCCCGGCAGGCTTCTCCTAAAATCTCCTACCTGTTTTCGAAGAATGCCAGTTGGGATGTCTTTTACGAATACCAGAAAAAGAAAAATGATATTGGTAACCTGGAAACACTCAACCAGCAGCGTATCGGGACTTCTTTTACCTACAACAGTGACAAAAAATTTTCGATGAATGGCGAATTCTCCTTTTACCAGAATGATTTTACCGGTATTGAAACCTCAGCCGTCGCCTATCAGATGCTGGAAGGCCTACAGGCGGGACAAAACCTCACCTGGCGGTTATTGCTCCAGAAGAACCTGACGCAATACCTCGACGTCAATATCAATTACCAGGGCCGGAAAAGCGAAACCAGCCAGACCATACATACTGGAAGTGTGCAGTTAAGAGCTTACTTTTAGCCCGAACTCTTTTTTATTTATTATATTTGGATTCTAAATATTTATAACATGAAGCTTTCATTACTATCAGGACTTTTACTGACTGCTTTGGTAACACTTTCATGCAAAAAAGAATTGCAGCCACAGGAAAGTTCAGCGACCGAAGCCCAAAATATAACCCCTAACACCAATGTGGTACCCAATCAGGGTGTTCCCGATCCAAGCATGCTGCAGGCTCCGGCTGTAGTAGCAGCTACAGCACCCGGCATGAATCCGCCACACGGGCAGCCCAATCACCGTTGTGATATTGCAGTAGGCGCTCCATTAAATTCTACACCGCAGGCACAAGCACCACAAACTGTTACTGCCGGTACACCACAAATGCCAACTCCCGTTACCGTGACCCCTACACAGGGCAAACCCGTGGCTACCGCACCGGGAATGAATCCACCACACGGGCAACCCAACCACCGTTGTGATATCGCAATAGGCGCACCATTAAATTCACCAAAAGCTGCCAGCACTCCGGCACCCGTACAAACACAAGTACAGACCCCCGTGAATGTAGCGGCCAATTCCAGTGCAGCAGTAGTTACCGCACCGGGAATGAACCCACCGCACGGACAGCCGAATCACCGTTGTGATATCGCAGTAGGCGCACCACTCGATTCTCCAAAAGCAGCAGCCAAAGCAGCTACATCAGGAGTTCCGGGTATGCTGGCACCTCCGGCCACCGCACAATAAAACAGTCTTTACAGCCATAAAAAAAAGGAATTACAGTAGTGTAATTCCTTTTTTTTATGATGTCCTGTGTCCTTTTAGTCACAGTGATCAATGCACAATACATTGGCACCAATATAATCTTCATACTTCCGTTCCAATTGCGTATCGTGTACAAGGATCATAATCTCTACCGATCCCGTCCCTACAGTGCCCTCCAAGATATGGCCACCAAAAGCATTGAAGTTTTTATCCGTCACCACACCATGTGCATGAACTGATACTTTCCCCTTCTGCCAGGCAATAGTCCCATTCATACTGGCTAATTCTACCTTTTTAAACATTTTGGGATCAAACTTGCGGGTTTCGAAGTTGAAGAACCCAAATTTCATATCCACAAAACCCATTCCGGTAAAGTTCGCGGCTGGTATTTTCTCCGCTTCTGCAAAAGCTTCCAGCTGGCTGATTATGTTGTCTCCCTGTAAAAGCACCATAAGGTAGCCCTGTGGCACTTTGACATACCGTTTGACAGTAGCATCAGGCCGTTGGGCCATTGCTGTCATCCCAAAAAATAAACTGAACAGTAGTGTAGCATAAAATCGCTTCATAGAAAATGGATTAAGTACCGGAACAAAACAGTTTCGGTGGTTAGTAGTGCCGATTAGTTACCGGTTCTTTTAAAAGGCCCCTGTGGAGCAATAATTTCGAGGTGCGTGCCATCCGGATCATCGAAGTAGGCTACGGCAGTTCCAAAACCCGCTTTGAGCCCATCTTCTTCCATAAAAGTAATCGGATCGCCCTGCAGCCTGATTCCTGCCTTACACAGTCGGGCGACGGCATCATCGATATTGTCTACTTCAAAACACAGGTGCATCGCACCGATTTGGTTGTTAGCATACTGTGCTTTCGAAGGTTCCGGTGCTTCATACTGCAGCAAATCGATGTTCAGGTTATCCAGGTGGATCGTCGCATAGCGAATCAGGGCTTTATCCAGCCCCAATACACCTGCCATCCGCTTGCCGCCTATTTTATCCTGAGGCGCTGCTTTCTTTCCGGTAAGGGCTTCATAGAACCGTATCGAAGCATCCAGGTTGGAGGTAACGATCCCCACGTGGTTTGCCCGGCTAAAGCCCATTGTTGCCAATGCTGTTGTATCGTTCATAACGGTCTTTTTTATCGTTTGTGCCTGGCCCAGCCCCACTGTCAAAAGCGTTGCTGCCAAAAGTAATGTACTTGCTTTCATCGCTTATAGTTTGGAGAGTGCCTCGTGGATAAAAGTAAGTTCTGCTGCTGAAATTGTCAGGTCCATGGCTTTGGCATTTTCAATCGCCTGTGCTGCATTTCGCGCTCCCGCCAACACCACCGTAATTCCGGGCTGCAGGCTGGTCCAGCGCAGTACCAACTGAGATAAGGATGCATTTTTAGCTTCCGCTATCGGAGCGATGGTATCCAGGAATGTTTTTACCGCATTGGCTTCAAACTGCCCAAAGTACCCATTTCTATGATCGTCTGCTTTTAGTTTGGCCTCCTTAAAATATTTCCCGGTTAGCAATCCGCGTTCCATCGGGCTATAGGCAATAACCCCAATATTCTTATCGATAGTGTAAGGTACAATATCTTTTTCAATGCCCCGGTTCAGCATGCTATACGATACCTGCTCTGAAGCCAGTACCACTGTTTTTTCTGCGGCTTTCAGTTGTGACAGGTCATAGTTGCAAACACCCGCTGCCCTGATTTTGCCCTGTTCGATCAGCCGTTGCAACGCTTCCATCGTTTCATCAATGGGCGTTGTAGCATCCGGCCAATGGATCTGTAGCAAATCGATATAATCCGTACCCAGGCGTTTCAGGCTTTCTTCCAGCTCCTTAATGATATTCGCTTTGGATCCTAATTTGTACACCGGGTAATTACGGCCATCTTCTGTAGCGTCAAAGAAATACTCCCCTTTGCCGTTATTGCTTCCGTCCCATACCAGCCCGAACTTCGTCAACAGTTGGATTTTATCCCGGCTTCTGTCCCGGATCGCTTCCCCAATCAGTTCCTCGCTACGACCCAGGCCATAAAACGGTGCAGTGTCTATTGAGGTCATGCCATGATCCAGTGCAGCATGTATGGCTTTAATCGAGTCTTCTTTTTCATTGCCGCCCCACATGGTACCCCCGATGGCAAAAGCACCATACGCGATTGCTGATACGTTGAGGTCAGATGTCCCTAATTTTCTATATTCCATGTTTTATGCTATTAAAGTTGTTTTGTAAAGTTGTGCCGGTTGCGCCAGCAATGCCCCCGAACGGGCTATAAAATCCTGTATGTAAGGTTGTGCGTTGTGCTGCTCCAGTCCTGCTTCATCTGCCCACAATTCGTGAAAGATAAATACGCGGGGATCTTCGCTGCTTTGGTACAGTTCATACTGCAGGCAGGCGGCTTCCTGTACCGATTGTTCCACCATTCCGCTAAGAAGGGTTTTCAGTGCAGCGGTACTCTCTGTAGTACCGGTAACGATTGCTGTTAAATGTATGGCCATGATTATGCGATAAATGTTTTTGTTAAATGAGCTTTGTAGGATTCAATATCTCGTGCCACATCAGCATTCTTTTCAATATCATGAAAATGCATGCTTTCCAGAGGTTCCATTCCGGTAAAGGCGTTCATACGATGGAAACCAAATAATGGCCCTTCGTCTACCGACTTCTGGCTGAAAAATTCGCCCGGCAGGGTAAAGGCTTCTTTTGGCGCATTCCAGGAAGTGGTCAGCATGTACTTACGGCCATGCAGCATACCACCTGTCCCATAATTGACCGTAGGATTGGCAGCAGTACGCCCGTCACTATGATAGATTCCTTTGGCATGCCCTTCGGTAAAGACCACATCAATGTATTTTTTAAAACCGTGGGGCAACTGGAACCACCATACCGGAGTATGATAGATGACCACATCGGCCCAAACGAATTTTTCGACTTCTTCTGCCGCAACATAATCACTGTTGATATCGGTTGTTTTTATTTCAAAGTCGGTATGCCCTTCA
The Flavobacterium kingsejongi genome window above contains:
- a CDS encoding PPC domain-containing DNA-binding protein, translated to MKRFYATLLFSLFFGMTAMAQRPDATVKRYVKVPQGYLMVLLQGDNIISQLEAFAEAEKIPAANFTGMGFVDMKFGFFNFETRKFDPKMFKKVELASMNGTIAWQKGKVSVHAHGVVTDKNFNAFGGHILEGTVGTGSVEIMILVHDTQLERKYEDYIGANVLCIDHCD
- a CDS encoding VOC family protein, with protein sequence MKASTLLLAATLLTVGLGQAQTIKKTVMNDTTALATMGFSRANHVGIVTSNLDASIRFYEALTGKKAAPQDKIGGKRMAGVLGLDKALIRYATIHLDNLNIDLLQYEAPEPSKAQYANNQIGAMHLCFEVDNIDDAVARLCKAGIRLQGDPITFMEEDGLKAGFGTAVAYFDDPDGTHLEIIAPQGPFKRTGN
- a CDS encoding aldo/keto reductase is translated as MEYRKLGTSDLNVSAIAYGAFAIGGTMWGGNEKEDSIKAIHAALDHGMTSIDTAPFYGLGRSEELIGEAIRDRSRDKIQLLTKFGLVWDGSNNGKGEYFFDATEDGRNYPVYKLGSKANIIKELEESLKRLGTDYIDLLQIHWPDATTPIDETMEALQRLIEQGKIRAAGVCNYDLSQLKAAEKTVVLASEQVSYSMLNRGIEKDIVPYTIDKNIGVIAYSPMERGLLTGKYFKEAKLKADDHRNGYFGQFEANAVKTFLDTIAPIAEAKNASLSQLVLRWTSLQPGITVVLAGARNAAQAIENAKAMDLTISAAELTFIHEALSKL
- a CDS encoding putative quinol monooxygenase, yielding MAIHLTAIVTGTTESTAALKTLLSGMVEQSVQEAACLQYELYQSSEDPRVFIFHELWADEAGLEQHNAQPYIQDFIARSGALLAQPAQLYKTTLIA
- a CDS encoding NAD(P)H-dependent oxidoreductase; the encoded protein is MTKIFIINGGQKFGHSGGRFNETISQETLSFFEGHTDFEIKTTDINSDYVAAEEVEKFVWADVVIYHTPVWWFQLPHGFKKYIDVVFTEGHAKGIYHSDGRTAANPTVNYGTGGMLHGRKYMLTTSWNAPKEAFTLPGEFFSQKSVDEGPLFGFHRMNAFTGMEPLESMHFHDIEKNADVARDIESYKAHLTKTFIA